A single genomic interval of Procambarus clarkii isolate CNS0578487 chromosome 17, FALCON_Pclarkii_2.0, whole genome shotgun sequence harbors:
- the LOC123772370 gene encoding uncharacterized protein isoform X2, producing the protein MPNSLHRVMMDEFWYIWRGQLFVGANDIGLATIWSCYNTLIPGLGGSLKMSCIGKYDDLWCKILRSEPCLLSQKYPTQIKDKTISTFHITSHTPQFLQLAQELTQTQKPCILTSELVNPRLLVEVILAPECAELRQLGLKPFPDPHQPSLNVIFVFNNCIENAMNIYNEWRNSELSAMKEFYTPSSGSEQINCSTTSKASYQPKTTEDMKKKCSIGYKSRRDSSSDTEIGNSKDTMKPKQMNTKLPEEKENIIEIDENECSINNKLKQKSLMTVDGSTKSKYVAATRIYPKKREKSKRLQLGETLQSTVAGRKKSDSSVSTALVPENTVTQAVTTNRKSIENEGNQYVGSRAFSMLDTVMLNNKFCSKSINKPDSIIPSMLKRSKRESSSKRMSNCKKIEKASNVDHVLSHLVKSDINKISKKVDGKNEQDLIKVEKDSCLPSSDKILKKLPSTKGNQEGKYKNVKSEKVVKIKSKSNNAEKKVPTNKSKMLVSKCSQVLAVGKQKPEVASPKLSKSLGNIEKGFNASENNEICIKIKSGFGKVDQLIADLGFKRKMNERVVDNILGPRKKIKVIVEDIMKGSVNLKVQDVQINTCSKITQLDANLMPARRNGNGMKDGIYNLSVKTAVIMNSSENINVTIIPNGQECSASGNQIYNEITDKEVTKPLNVDGLQTSCPRISQNGVESAHQEAPDSSETHTEIKRLHKVKDYQHNFISDNDPKPDSNENLTNGIMDTTQWLNIQLPIPLKSIQVPEVEKAVILDASKLSKVQSLTPMEDKSLPKSCQVRHPPKTKDISSNSSEFPSVLSTDKLHEKTNHSSLDVSEVLDYSFKHSDGAQNEENFKGGNFSVQPLRNSENSKIPSKPNMLKLNAAEVLSSKSQVNTPLSLLLCKLFIKRHLSSSSNLYIQENGDVSQICKSSVLVDNDGNCAVGLNQHENQKENIDQISFNVGHRVIMDEIQKTGNKGEYHSINNVPHICERKEVNTKDITTCIPLQYSALNEFGKSNSRNSSEIYIASKQNQSNLNFKSNVNVLKPTIEAYSMVLVSNGEQSPILDGLKTLSQFITKQMVKDQNVHCQDSGVKSNTCEGQQQRDILDQQLKALIVKQVRKLNGQLKNQNGKALPTSLNGVNFLSKYQNPRNLQLPGHYENAKNSLEHSKKSMTNTENVIIEKYTLSDHRLKLRLCPQRTSALAECDDAYTSDTQDSYNGMFVTKTSIFTPNNLYQPDWKDGSSPESSRELQMQKYIHLFNADQQDILKLKCLFVNHKKSYTALEEIEKCGGSIYIRPLVLDELLSHPSLRKLCNVPKVHFGVYNSLLAVLKGGATPILKSKWLLLVHHTAMLDESFDKLLEKVLKDRFLNSSHHHNVFVPILTLRTCTHILSTIQRRSNREQELGNILRRNIIALNKCVAAGAAQIIDGGNCFASLSPESPTSEFIMCVRVIHCCFGYGHRHTAVLVGNTIPESDATRQSFYNMSTVQDINKAIYVND; encoded by the exons TGGTGGAAGCTTGAAGATGTCATGTATTGGAAAATATGATGACCTTTGGTGTAAAATATTGAGGAGTGAACCATGTTTATTGTCTCAAAAATATCCAACACAAATCAAAGACAAAACTATATCGACATTCCATATTACGTCTCATACACCGCAGTTTCTTCAGCTCGCTCAAGAATTAACTCAAACTCAAAAG CCGTGTATATTGACCTCAGAGTTAGTTAACCCAAGGCTGCTTGTAGAAGTTATCCTTGCGCCCGAGTGTGCAGAGCTCCGGCAGCTGGGCTTGAAACCTTTTCCCGATCCTCATCAACCCTCACTCAATGTCATCTTTGTATTCAACAACTGCATAGAGAATGCTATGAACATTTATAATGAGTGGCGTAATAGTGAGCTTTCTGCG ATGAAGGAGTTCTACACTCCCTCAAGTGGATCTGAGCAGATCAACTGTAGCACAACCTCTAAAGCTAGTTATCAACCAAAAACAACAGAGGATATGAAAAAAAAATGTAGTATTGGGTACAAAAGTAGACGCGACAGCAGTAGTGATACAGAAATAGGTAATTCAAAAGATACAATGAAACCTAAACAAATGAATACAAAATTACCAGAGGAAAAGGAAAATATTATTGAAATAGATGAAAATGAATGCTCTATAAATAATAAACTGAAACAAAAATCTCTCATGACTGTGGATGGATCCACGAAGAGTAAATATGTCGCGGCAACACGTATATACCCCAAAAAGAGAGAGAAATCCAAGCGTCTCcaacttggagaaactttacaaaGTACAGTAGCTGGAAGGAAGAAATCAGATTCTTCTGTGAGCACAGCTTTAGTGCCTGAGAACACTGTCACTCAAGCTGTTACAACAAATAGAAAGTCCATAGAAAATGAAGGAAATCAATACGTGGGATCTCGTGCATTTAGTATGTTGGATACAGTGATGTTGAACAATAAGTTTTGTTCGAAGAGCATAAACAAGCCAGACTCAATTATACCAAGTATGTTGAAGAGAAGTAAAAGAGAGAGTAGCTCAAAACGAATGTCAAATTGTAAGAAAATTGAGAAAGCAAGTAATGTGGATCATGTTCTTTCTCACCTGGTAAAGtctgatataaataaaattagcAAAAAAGTGGATGGAAAAAATGAACAAGATTTGATAAAGGTAGAGAAAGATAGTTGTTTACCCTCCAGTGACAAAATTTTGAAAAAACTACCATCAACAAAAGGGAACCAGGAAGGTaaatacaagaatgtaaaaagtgAAAAAGTGGTAAAAATAAAAAGTAAATCAAATAATGCTGAAAAAAAGGTTCCTACAAATAAGTCTAAAATGCTAGTCTCTAAATGTTCACAAGTTCTTGCTGTAGGAAAACAAAAACCAGAAGTGGCATCTCCTAAGCTAAGCAAGTCTTTAGGTAACATAGAAAAAGGTTTTAATGCATCGGAAAATAATGAAATATGTATCAAAATTAAGTCAGGATTTGGTAAAGTTGACCAATTAATTGCAGATTTAGGATTTAAGAGAAAGATGAATGAGAGGGTAGTTGACAACATTTTGGGGCCTAGGAAGAAAATAAAGGTAATTGTTGAAGATATTATGAAGGGTTCTGTCAATTTAAAGGTACAAGATGTACAGATAAATACGTGTAGTAAAATTACCCAGTTAGATGCTAACTTAATGCCTGCAAGAAGAAATGGTAATGGAATGAAAGATGGAATTTACAACCTAAGTGTGAAGACAGCAGTAATCATGAACAGTTCAGAAAACATTAATGTAACAATAATTCCAAATGGGCAGGAGTGTAGTGCTTCAGGTAatcaaatatataatgaaataacagATAAAGAAGTTACAAAGCCTCTTAATGTGGATGGTCTTCAAACGTCTTGTCCCCGAATATCTCAAAATGGTGTTGAATCTGCTCACCAGGAAGCACCGGACTCGTCGGAAACCCACACAGAAATTAAAAGACTACATAAAGTGAAAGATTATCAACATAATTTCATCAGTGATAATGACCCTAAGCCTGATAGTAATGAAAATTTAACTAATGGTATTATGGATACAACACAATGGCTAAACATACAGCTACCCATACCACTCAAATCGATACAAGTGCCAGAAGTTGAAAAGGCTGTAATTCTGGATGCTAGCAAGCTTAGCAAAGTTCAGAGCTTGACACCCATGGAAGATAAATCATTACCAAAATCATGTCAAGTGCGGCACCCTCCAAAAACCAAGGATATTTCATCTAATAGTTCGGAATTTCCTTCAGTTTTATCTACTGATAAACTTCATGAAAAAACAAACCACTCTTCTTTAGATGTAAGTGAAGTGCTTGATTATAGCTTTAAACATAGTGATGGAGCTCAAAATGAGGAAAACTTTAAAGGTGGTAATTTTTCAGTTCAACCACTTAGGAATTCAGAAAATTCAAAAATTCCATCAAAACCTAATATGCTTAAATTAAATGCAGCTGAAGTTCTGTCTTCTAAATCCCAAGTAAACACACCTTTATCTCTCTTGCTTTGCAAGCTCTTTATAAAGAGACATCTTTCCTCAAGCTCTAACCTGTATATTCAAGAGAATGGGGATGTGTCACAGATTTGTAAATCATCGGTGCTTGTTGACAATGATGGTAATTGTGCAGTTGGGTTAAACCAACATGAGAACCAGAAGGAAAATATAGACCAAATAAGTTTCAATGTAGGGCACAGGGTAATTATGGATGAAATCCAGAAAACCGGCAATAAAGGAGAATATCATAGTATCAATAACGTGCCTCATATTTGTGAACGAAAAGAAGTAAATACCAAAGATATTACTACTTGTATACCCTTGCAATACAGTGCTTTGAATGAGTTTGGAAAGAGTAATAGTAGGAATTCATCAGAAATTTATATCGCATCTaaacagaatcaatctaatttgaATTTCAAATCAAATGTCAATGTACTGAAACCTACAATTGAGGCATACAGTATGGTATTGGTAAGTAATGGGGAACAATCCCCTATTCTTGATGGGCTCAAAACACTATCACAGTTTATAACAAAACAAATGGTCAAGGATCAAAATGTTCATTGCCAAGATTCTGGTGTAAAAAGTAATACATGTGAAGGTCAGCAGCAGAGAGATATTTTAGATCAACAACTCAAAGCATTAATTGTGAAACAAGTGAGAAAACTTAATGGACAATTGAAAAATCAAAATGGAAAAGCTTTGCCAACAAGTTTGAATGGAGTAAATTTTCTATCCAAATATCAAAATCCTAGGAACCTTCAGTTACCGGGTCATTATGAGAATGCTAAAAATTCTCTCGAACATTCAAAGAAATCCATGACCAATACAGAAAATGTAATTATAGAAAAATACACTTTATCTGATCATAGACTGAAATTAAGACTTTGCCCTCAAAGAACATCGGCCTTAGCTGAATGTGACGATGCTTACACCTCAGATACACAAGATTCTTATAATGGAATGTTTGTTACTAAAACTTCAATATTTACACCAAATAATTTATACCAGCCAGACTGGAAAgatggttcttcaccagagtcaTCTCGGGAATTGCAGATGCAAAAGTACATCCACCTTTTCAATGCTGATCAGCAGGATATTTTGAAATTGAAG TGTTTATTTGTTAATCATAAGAAGTCATATACTGCTCTTGAGGAGATAGAGAAATGTGGTGGCAGTATATATATCCGACCCTTGGTACTAGATGAGCTTCTTTCACATCCATCTCTTAGGAAGCTGTGTAATGTACCCAAAGTTCA CTTTGGTGTGTACAACTCTCTTCTGGCTGTCCTGAAGGGTGGTGCCACACCTATACTTAAATCAAAGTGGCTACTGCTTGTGCATCACACAGCCATGTTGGATGAATCTTTTG ATAAATTATTAGAGAAAGTGCTGAAGGACAGATTTTTGAATAGCTCTCACCACCACAATGTGTTTGTGCCCATCCTCACCCTCAGGACCTGCACTCACAT ACTATCGACCATTCAAAGAAGATCAAACAGGGAGCAAGAGTTGGGTAATATTCTTCGGAGGAATATCATTGCACTCAATAA